From Pseudothermotoga thermarum DSM 5069, a single genomic window includes:
- a CDS encoding ROK family protein, giving the protein MYLKKLNPKSMKSENKRMILRYLIENGSQSRMDIVRKTKLAQSAVWRITEELIEEGLLEISTRRKRATIVAPTKSFMTAVVFNVEVSETTVAMGFLNGSWKVVKRFSTPKVFEEFKEEVRSSLQEAIKIQQVVDGKLPKLVFSLPGMVNNEKAFLIHAPNIGWKHIDFRKEFEDLGMEILADNDSNLSLLAELFFSQDVKKSKTSFFLYLSEGVGGAISLNRNIARGENFAAGEIGHVIIDLNGSREVEEFLSISKLIERVEKLVQLKGKTPKEKFHHLLHLWLLGDHGVKKVVEEYLRHLAVVLRNIIYFLNPGVIILGGLVNNLWETFGFFVKTELQKITDEEIAKVIIRDTVFKEVSPSLVGGNVLAIESFLKSVN; this is encoded by the coding sequence TTGTACTTGAAAAAGTTGAACCCCAAGTCAATGAAGTCTGAAAACAAAAGGATGATCCTTCGATATCTAATAGAAAACGGTTCACAAAGTAGGATGGATATTGTTAGAAAAACAAAGCTAGCTCAAAGTGCAGTATGGCGAATCACAGAAGAGCTTATAGAAGAAGGTTTGTTGGAAATATCAACTCGTCGAAAGAGGGCGACTATAGTTGCTCCAACAAAATCTTTTATGACAGCTGTTGTGTTCAACGTTGAAGTTTCAGAAACGACCGTTGCGATGGGGTTCCTAAATGGTTCATGGAAGGTTGTGAAAAGGTTTTCGACTCCTAAAGTTTTTGAGGAATTCAAAGAGGAGGTGAGAAGTTCCCTTCAAGAAGCAATAAAAATTCAACAAGTTGTAGACGGGAAGTTACCAAAGCTTGTTTTTTCTCTTCCTGGTATGGTGAACAATGAAAAAGCTTTCCTAATCCATGCACCAAACATTGGTTGGAAACACATCGATTTTCGCAAAGAATTTGAAGATCTTGGTATGGAAATACTTGCGGACAATGATTCTAACTTATCTCTATTGGCTGAGTTGTTTTTCTCTCAAGATGTGAAAAAGTCTAAAACATCGTTTTTCTTGTACCTCAGCGAAGGTGTGGGAGGAGCAATCTCATTGAACAGAAATATTGCACGTGGTGAAAACTTCGCAGCTGGTGAGATAGGTCACGTAATAATTGATCTTAATGGTAGCAGAGAAGTGGAAGAATTTCTTTCAATATCAAAACTCATTGAAAGAGTGGAAAAATTAGTTCAGTTAAAAGGAAAAACTCCAAAGGAAAAGTTCCATCATTTGTTACATTTGTGGCTGTTGGGAGATCATGGAGTAAAAAAAGTGGTGGAAGAATATCTGCGCCATTTGGCAGTAGTTTTGAGAAATATCATTTATTTTTTAAATCCGGGCGTGATCATCCTTGGTGGACTTGTGAACAATTTGTGGGAAACATTCGGATTTTTTGTGAAAACAGAACTGCAAAAGATAACCGATGAAGAAATCGCTAAAGTTATAATAAGGGACACCGTCTTCAAGGAAGTTTCGCCGTCTTTAGTTGGTGGAAATGTGTTGGCGATCGAAAGTTTTTTGAAAAGCGTAAACTAG